The Stenotrophomonas rhizophila genome has a window encoding:
- a CDS encoding bacteriohemerythrin, translating into MALLVWQDDLNIGIDVIDHQHMRIVEMLNHLHVAQTSLHKVAVAEVIDELVDYTMSHFAFEEELMEEAGYPFCAAHKRVHEIFGKRVSEYRLRFQAGEDITDELRTMLSRWLFNHIRGDDKAYAESVKQHLNQFARDHQQGSWLGRTLKRIFR; encoded by the coding sequence ATGGCACTTCTGGTCTGGCAGGACGACCTGAACATCGGCATCGACGTCATCGACCACCAGCACATGCGGATCGTGGAGATGCTCAACCACCTGCACGTGGCGCAGACCAGCCTGCACAAGGTGGCCGTGGCCGAGGTGATCGACGAACTGGTGGACTACACCATGTCGCACTTCGCGTTCGAGGAAGAGCTGATGGAAGAAGCCGGCTACCCGTTCTGCGCCGCGCACAAGCGCGTGCACGAGATCTTCGGCAAGCGCGTGTCCGAGTACCGGCTGCGTTTCCAGGCCGGCGAGGACATCACCGACGAACTGCGCACGATGCTCTCGCGCTGGCTGTTCAACCACATCCGGGGCGATGACAAGGCCTACGCCGAATCGGTCAAGCAGCACCTGAACCAGTTCGCCCGCGACCACCAGCAGGGCAGCTGGCTGGGGCGCACGCTCAAGCGGATTTTCCGCTGA
- a CDS encoding plasmid replication/partition related protein, whose amino-acid sequence MDIVVKEELKAYIDPLTADEHEALERSILAEGCRDALVLWNDVLVDGHNRYGICQKHGLPFQTVQNTRFQSMDDVHLWMIEQHLGRRSVSDFQRGVLALRKRDILAERHRADQAQLQRESDGEIADATPEGDEDSPPWAPAPKVSRADMAREARLSSSQVTMIERIHKQAAPELVEAVKSGVISISAAAAVAALPEEEQRAAAAAGKDELKQAAKRVREAKRKPRKPVQEVLHSADGELEVDPSREAEIAEALTSLGEGPAELRQRVIALTLENDALRAQLGALRRQVGDVA is encoded by the coding sequence ATGGACATCGTCGTCAAAGAAGAACTCAAGGCCTACATCGATCCACTCACCGCCGACGAACACGAGGCGCTGGAGCGCAGCATCCTGGCCGAAGGCTGCCGCGACGCGCTGGTGCTGTGGAACGATGTTTTGGTGGATGGGCACAACCGCTACGGCATCTGCCAGAAGCACGGCCTGCCGTTCCAGACGGTGCAGAACACCCGCTTCCAGTCGATGGACGACGTCCACCTGTGGATGATCGAACAGCACCTGGGCCGGCGCAGCGTGTCCGATTTCCAGCGCGGCGTGCTGGCCCTGCGCAAGCGGGACATCCTGGCCGAGCGCCACCGCGCCGACCAGGCCCAGTTGCAGCGCGAAAGCGACGGCGAGATCGCCGATGCCACGCCCGAAGGCGATGAGGACAGCCCGCCGTGGGCGCCGGCGCCGAAGGTAAGCCGCGCCGACATGGCGCGCGAAGCCCGGCTGAGCAGCAGCCAGGTAACGATGATCGAACGCATCCACAAGCAGGCCGCGCCGGAACTGGTGGAAGCGGTCAAGAGCGGGGTGATCTCGATCAGCGCTGCGGCGGCCGTAGCGGCGCTGCCGGAAGAGGAACAGCGCGCGGCCGCGGCCGCCGGCAAGGACGAGTTGAAACAGGCCGCCAAGCGCGTGCGCGAGGCCAAGCGCAAGCCGCGCAAGCCGGTGCAGGAGGTGCTGCACAGCGCCGATGGCGAGCTGGAGGTCGATCCGAGCCGTGAGGCCGAGATTGCCGAGGCACTGACCTCGCTGGGCGAAGGCCCGGCCGAGCTGCGCCAGCGGGTGATCGCGCTCACCCTAGAAAACGATGCGCTGCGTGCCCAGTTGGGGGCACTTCGCCGACAGGTCGGCGACGTGGCGTAA
- a CDS encoding MFS transporter, translating to MSTPAAANAANSPRRILLASLIGTTIEFFDFYIYATAAVLVFPHLFFPDSSEGAALLQSLATFAVAFIARPVGSAVFGHYGDRIGRKATLVAALLTMGVSTVAIGLLPTHASIGILAPALLALCRFGQGLGLGGEWGGAVLLATENAPPGKRAWYGMFPQLGAPLGFLLSAGIFLLLGRAMSDADFLQWGWRVPFLASSLLVAVGLWVRLNIHETPQFQAALDRNERVRLPMWTVLRHHPRTLVLGTLGAFATFVLFYLMTVFTLGYGTTVLHYSREQFLLLQMVGILFFAAGIPLSAMYGDRWGTRRTMIVASGLILGFGVLFAPLFQAGSPWLVVGFLALGLFLMGLTYGPCGTFLAEIYPVQVRYTGASLSFNLAGILGAAPAPYVATWLAGRFGLVAVGYYLCLTAVITILALLAMGRPTRLSGKSA from the coding sequence ATGTCGACTCCTGCCGCTGCCAACGCCGCCAATTCGCCCCGCCGCATCCTGCTGGCCAGCCTGATCGGCACCACCATCGAGTTCTTCGACTTCTACATTTACGCCACGGCGGCGGTGCTGGTGTTCCCGCACCTGTTCTTCCCCGACAGCAGCGAGGGTGCCGCGCTGCTGCAGTCGCTGGCGACCTTCGCGGTGGCGTTCATCGCCCGGCCGGTCGGCTCGGCGGTATTCGGCCATTACGGCGACCGGATCGGGCGCAAGGCCACGCTGGTGGCTGCGCTGCTGACCATGGGCGTGTCGACCGTGGCGATCGGCCTGCTGCCCACTCACGCCAGCATCGGCATCCTGGCGCCGGCGCTGCTGGCACTGTGCCGGTTCGGCCAGGGCCTGGGCCTGGGCGGCGAGTGGGGTGGGGCGGTACTGCTGGCCACGGAGAACGCGCCACCGGGCAAGCGGGCCTGGTACGGCATGTTCCCGCAGCTGGGCGCGCCACTCGGGTTCCTGCTTTCGGCCGGCATCTTCCTGCTGCTGGGCCGCGCGATGAGCGATGCGGACTTCCTGCAGTGGGGCTGGCGCGTGCCGTTCCTGGCCAGCTCACTGCTGGTGGCGGTAGGCCTGTGGGTGCGCCTGAACATCCATGAGACCCCGCAGTTCCAGGCCGCACTGGACCGCAACGAACGCGTGCGCCTGCCGATGTGGACAGTGCTGCGCCACCACCCGCGCACCCTAGTGCTGGGCACGCTCGGGGCGTTCGCCACCTTCGTGCTGTTCTACCTGATGACGGTGTTCACCCTCGGCTATGGCACCACCGTGCTGCACTACAGCCGCGAGCAGTTCCTGCTGCTGCAGATGGTGGGCATCCTGTTCTTCGCCGCCGGTATTCCGCTGTCGGCGATGTACGGCGACCGCTGGGGCACCCGGCGCACGATGATCGTGGCCAGCGGCCTGATCCTCGGTTTCGGCGTATTGTTCGCGCCGTTGTTCCAGGCCGGCAGTCCGTGGCTGGTAGTGGGGTTCCTGGCCCTTGGCCTGTTCCTGATGGGCCTGACCTACGGGCCCTGCGGCACGTTCCTGGCCGAAATCTACCCGGTCCAGGTGCGCTATACCGGCGCCTCGCTGTCGTTCAACCTGGCCGGCATCCTCGGCGCGGCGCCGGCACCGTACGTCGCGACCTGGCTGGCCGGCCGTTTCGGTCTGGTCGCGGTGGGCTACTACCTGTGCCTGACTGCGGTGATCACCATCCTGGCGCTGCTGGCCATGGGCCGGCCAACCCGGCTCAGCGGAAAATCCGCTTGA
- a CDS encoding DUF4124 domain-containing protein produces MRRTIMTLALCALACNAHAGRVYKCANGGQTIYQTVPCPPEQDTGVTRPIVKDPNLTWEERTRAQRDLHQARRRMQADAGRGEPPVRGTVIDGAANPEQCEELRSRREISEMFGRPAPERIDADIAKACSSR; encoded by the coding sequence ATGCGAAGGACGATCATGACGTTGGCGCTGTGCGCGCTGGCCTGCAATGCCCACGCCGGGCGCGTGTACAAGTGCGCGAACGGCGGCCAGACCATCTACCAGACGGTACCCTGCCCACCCGAGCAGGACACCGGCGTGACCCGCCCGATTGTCAAAGACCCCAACCTCACGTGGGAAGAGCGCACCCGCGCCCAGCGCGACCTGCACCAGGCCCGCCGCCGCATGCAGGCTGACGCTGGCCGTGGAGAGCCCCCGGTGCGCGGCACCGTGATCGACGGCGCGGCCAATCCGGAGCAATGCGAAGAACTGCGTTCCCGACGCGAGATCAGCGAGATGTTCGGACGCCCCGCACCGGAGCGGATCGACGCCGACATCGCCAAGGCCTGCAGCTCGCGCTGA
- a CDS encoding diguanylate cyclase, producing MPALFQGAFPSDPGDDLPQRILLVENSRTFTSMLKEAIEQRLELPVSVATSLAEAGRLLDEEQGWFLVLTGLVLADGDRDKVVEYFLSRGLRTVVVSGVYDEDLRKRVLQQQIIDYVLKNTPGSIDYLVWLVQRLDRNRRIAALVVDDSMSARMYAASLLRMYGHDVYEAADGAEGLKAIEAHPAIRLAVVDQEMPGMEGVEFTRRLRTLRSRDKVAVIGISGNTDPSLIPRFLKNGANDFLRKPFSREEFFCRVSQNVDQLELIGTLQDLATRDFLTGLPNRRCFLEQSTRQLPKLQVQGEQVAVAMIDIDHFKHINDTHGHEAGDDALRAVAAAVADHARDQDLIARFGGEEFCLLVPGLEEDEAIGYFEILRQRIAALEVDLGHTTLRMTVSIGLCCIRPQHDSLHRLISEADRQLYLAKAGGRNRVCSTCEATAAREPALAP from the coding sequence ATGCCGGCACTGTTTCAGGGCGCCTTCCCCAGCGACCCCGGTGATGACCTCCCCCAGCGGATCCTGCTGGTGGAGAACTCGCGCACGTTCACCAGCATGCTCAAGGAAGCCATCGAGCAGCGGCTGGAGCTGCCGGTGTCGGTGGCGACCTCGCTGGCCGAGGCCGGGCGCCTGCTGGATGAGGAACAGGGCTGGTTCCTGGTGCTGACCGGGCTGGTGCTGGCCGATGGCGACCGCGACAAGGTGGTGGAGTACTTCCTGTCGCGCGGGTTGCGTACGGTGGTGGTCAGCGGGGTGTACGACGAGGACCTGCGCAAGCGCGTACTGCAGCAGCAGATCATTGACTACGTGCTCAAGAACACTCCCGGCAGCATCGACTACCTGGTGTGGCTGGTGCAGCGCCTGGACCGCAACCGGCGCATCGCCGCGCTCGTGGTGGATGATTCGATGTCCGCGCGCATGTACGCCGCCTCGCTGCTGCGCATGTATGGCCACGACGTCTACGAGGCTGCCGACGGTGCCGAGGGCCTGAAGGCGATCGAGGCCCACCCGGCGATCCGGCTGGCGGTGGTCGACCAGGAAATGCCCGGCATGGAGGGCGTGGAATTCACCCGCCGGCTGCGCACCCTGCGCTCGCGCGACAAGGTGGCGGTGATCGGCATTTCCGGCAACACCGATCCCTCGCTGATTCCGCGCTTCCTGAAGAACGGCGCCAACGACTTCCTGCGCAAACCCTTCTCGCGCGAGGAGTTCTTCTGCCGCGTCTCGCAGAACGTGGACCAGCTGGAGCTGATCGGCACGCTGCAGGACCTGGCCACCCGCGATTTCCTCACCGGCCTGCCCAACCGCCGCTGCTTCCTGGAACAGAGCACGCGCCAACTGCCAAAGCTGCAGGTGCAGGGTGAGCAGGTGGCGGTGGCGATGATCGATATCGATCACTTCAAGCACATCAACGACACCCATGGCCATGAAGCCGGCGACGACGCGTTGCGGGCGGTGGCCGCGGCCGTCGCCGACCACGCACGCGACCAGGACCTGATCGCGCGCTTCGGTGGCGAAGAATTCTGCCTGCTGGTACCGGGACTGGAGGAAGACGAAGCCATCGGCTACTTCGAGATCCTGCGCCAACGTATCGCCGCGCTGGAAGTGGATCTTGGTCACACCACGCTGCGGATGACGGTCAGCATCGGCTTGTGCTGCATCCGCCCGCAGCACGATTCGCTGCACCGGCTGATTTCCGAAGCCGACCGCCAGCTGTATCTGGCCAAGGCCGGCGGCCGCAACCGCGTGTGCAGCACGTGTGAGGCCACCGCCGCCCGGGAACCCGCGCTGGCGCCTTGA
- a CDS encoding aspartate aminotransferase family protein, translating into MPPTETPPSPLSQHAPTSLDAWWMPFTANRQFKAAPRLLVRAEGMYYHDVDDRPILDGAAGLWCCNAGHARPRIVQAIQQQAATLDFAPPFQMGTPLPFVLAQRLAALAPGPLNHAFFTNSGSEAVDTAMKIVLGYHRLRGEGQRTRFIGREKAYHGVGFGGLSIGGLPNNRKGFGPLLAGSDFLRHTLDLSRNAFTPGLPRHGAELAEDLERLIALHDASTIAAVFVEPIAGSAGVILPAPGYLQRLREICDQHGILLVFDEVITGFGRVGNPFAAQRFGVTPDLLTMAKGLTNGAVPMGAVMVSDAIHAAYMQGPPGAIELFHGYTYSGHPLACAAALAALDTYAAEGLFDRAIELGEYWQTRLHSLRGLPNVVDIRNFGLIGAVELAPRKDAPGSRGFEVFERCFRDGALLVRCTGDVIALSPPLIIDRAQIDRIVDVLGEMIRATA; encoded by the coding sequence ATGCCCCCCACCGAAACACCGCCATCCCCGCTGTCCCAACACGCACCCACCAGCCTCGACGCCTGGTGGATGCCGTTCACCGCCAACCGCCAGTTCAAGGCCGCACCGCGCCTGCTGGTGCGTGCCGAAGGCATGTACTACCACGACGTGGACGACCGCCCGATCCTTGATGGCGCCGCCGGACTGTGGTGCTGCAACGCCGGGCACGCCCGGCCGCGGATCGTGCAGGCCATCCAGCAGCAGGCGGCTACGCTGGATTTCGCCCCGCCTTTCCAGATGGGCACGCCGCTGCCATTCGTGCTGGCGCAGCGCCTGGCCGCGCTCGCTCCCGGACCGCTGAACCATGCGTTCTTCACCAACTCCGGTTCCGAGGCGGTGGATACGGCGATGAAGATCGTGCTCGGCTACCACCGGCTGCGCGGCGAAGGCCAGCGCACCCGTTTCATCGGACGCGAGAAGGCCTATCACGGGGTCGGTTTCGGTGGGCTCTCGATCGGCGGCCTGCCCAACAACCGCAAAGGCTTCGGCCCGCTGCTGGCAGGCAGCGACTTCCTTCGCCACACCCTGGACCTGTCACGCAACGCCTTCACCCCCGGGCTGCCCCGCCACGGCGCCGAACTGGCCGAGGACCTGGAACGGCTGATCGCGCTGCATGATGCCTCCACCATCGCGGCGGTATTCGTCGAGCCCATTGCCGGTTCAGCCGGGGTGATCCTGCCGGCGCCGGGCTACCTGCAGCGCCTGCGCGAAATCTGCGACCAGCACGGCATCCTGCTGGTGTTCGACGAGGTCATCACCGGTTTCGGCCGGGTCGGCAACCCCTTTGCCGCGCAGCGCTTCGGGGTCACCCCGGACCTGCTGACGATGGCCAAGGGGCTGACCAACGGCGCGGTGCCGATGGGCGCGGTGATGGTGTCCGATGCCATCCACGCCGCGTACATGCAGGGCCCGCCGGGGGCCATCGAGCTGTTCCACGGCTATACCTATTCCGGCCACCCGCTGGCCTGCGCTGCTGCGCTGGCGGCGCTGGACACATACGCCGCCGAGGGCCTGTTCGACCGTGCCATCGAGCTGGGCGAATACTGGCAGACCCGCCTGCACAGCCTGCGCGGGCTGCCGAACGTGGTGGACATCCGCAATTTCGGGCTGATCGGTGCGGTCGAGCTGGCGCCGCGCAAGGACGCCCCCGGCAGCCGGGGCTTTGAGGTGTTCGAGCGCTGCTTCCGCGATGGGGCGCTGCTGGTGCGCTGTACCGGCGATGTGATCGCGCTGTCGCCGCCGCTGATCATCGACCGGGCGCAGATCGACCGGATCGTGGACGTGCTGGGCGAGATGATCCGCGCCACGGCGTGA
- a CDS encoding DUF445 domain-containing protein, protein MNSTPSVDPRRAQLRRLKAIALAMLLAMLAGFVISHLNGERGIWAWVSAFCEAAAVGALADWFAVVALFRHPLGLPIPHTAIIPRSKERIADSLAVFVRDQFLEPQALLARLQVFDPASRLGSWLADPARSRLLADMARGWALQALDFLDEAAVRRSIQAFVVEQLRQWNAAATAGELLGLLTADNRHQRVLDEGLTRISQWMDNDAVRQRASELIVRYIQREWPKLASTVNWVKPIDEIGDNLAERMAHAVLAELQQILAEPEHPLRKDYEAWLGGYIQRLRHDPALAEKVDQLKQQVIDHPAVQEYVQGLWARIHASLRADLSSESSALAGHLQRSLGKIGQALQEDPSLREALNQHLMDGAERLTTRLREGVTSHIAQTVKGWDERHLVEQLELSVGRDLQFIRFNGTLVGGLIGLLLHALTVWMHW, encoded by the coding sequence ATGAACAGCACGCCCTCGGTCGACCCCCGCCGCGCCCAGCTACGCCGCCTCAAAGCCATTGCCCTGGCGATGCTGCTGGCCATGCTGGCCGGCTTCGTCATCAGCCATCTCAACGGCGAACGCGGTATCTGGGCGTGGGTTTCCGCCTTCTGTGAAGCCGCTGCGGTGGGCGCGCTGGCCGACTGGTTCGCGGTGGTGGCCTTGTTCCGCCACCCGCTGGGCCTGCCGATCCCGCACACGGCGATCATCCCGCGCAGCAAGGAGCGCATTGCCGACAGCCTGGCGGTGTTCGTGCGCGACCAGTTCCTGGAACCGCAGGCACTGCTGGCCCGGCTGCAGGTATTCGATCCCGCCAGCCGGCTTGGCAGCTGGCTGGCCGATCCCGCACGGTCGCGGCTGCTGGCCGACATGGCGCGGGGCTGGGCCCTGCAGGCGCTGGATTTCCTCGACGAAGCCGCCGTTCGCCGCAGCATCCAGGCGTTCGTGGTCGAGCAGCTGCGGCAGTGGAACGCGGCGGCCACAGCCGGCGAGCTGCTGGGCCTGCTCACTGCCGACAACCGCCACCAGCGGGTGCTGGACGAAGGGCTGACCCGGATCAGCCAGTGGATGGACAACGACGCCGTGCGGCAGCGCGCTTCCGAACTGATCGTGCGCTACATCCAGCGCGAATGGCCGAAGCTCGCCAGCACGGTGAACTGGGTCAAACCCATTGATGAAATCGGCGACAACCTGGCCGAGCGCATGGCGCACGCGGTGCTGGCCGAACTGCAGCAGATCCTGGCCGAGCCGGAACACCCGCTGCGCAAGGATTACGAGGCGTGGCTGGGCGGCTACATCCAGCGCCTGCGCCACGACCCGGCACTGGCGGAAAAGGTCGACCAGCTCAAGCAGCAGGTGATCGACCACCCGGCGGTGCAGGAGTACGTCCAGGGCCTATGGGCGCGCATCCATGCCAGCCTGCGCGCCGATCTGTCCAGCGAATCGTCTGCGCTGGCCGGCCACCTGCAGCGCAGCCTGGGCAAGATCGGCCAGGCGCTGCAGGAGGACCCTTCACTGCGCGAGGCGCTCAACCAGCACCTCATGGACGGTGCCGAGCGCCTGACCACCCGGTTGCGCGAAGGCGTGACCAGCCATATCGCGCAGACCGTGAAGGGCTGGGACGAACGGCACCTGGTGGAGCAGCTGGAGCTCAGCGTGGGTCGCGACCTGCAGTTCATCCGGTTCAACGGCACCTTGGTGGGTGGGTTGATCGGGCTGTTGCTGCATGCCCTGACCGTTTGGATGCATTGGTAG
- a CDS encoding aminotransferase class V-fold PLP-dependent enzyme yields MTDADLHALDALPDPAGRDPDRLAADEDWWSQVAALYDLTDEVVMLDNGYWGAMARPVLQSYQRATARVNRENAWFGRREFPALLEHARATLAEALGVGTDEIVLTRGATEAMQVLIAGYRHLSPGDTVLYADTDHESAIAAVQWLRERRGVDVQRIVLPEPFDHDGIVDTYRQALARYPRTRLLLLTQVGHRNGMLLPVAEISALARAAGADVVLDAAHGIGQVDTPLHALGADFVGINLHKWIGAPVGMGALYVRRGRVQDLDPCMGEADTGDIDSRVHTGTVNFAAVMALPAAVSLHQRIGVANKRARLLRLRNQWLDALRDDARIQLLASPDPRLSSAIAAFRLRGQVSLEANAATAERMLQQSGVFVVAREGLASGACVRATPGIFTAPAQIQSLIDAVRAVAG; encoded by the coding sequence ATGACCGACGCAGACCTGCACGCTCTCGACGCCTTGCCCGATCCCGCCGGGCGCGACCCTGACAGGCTGGCAGCCGATGAGGACTGGTGGTCCCAGGTAGCGGCGCTGTACGACCTCACCGACGAGGTGGTCATGCTCGACAACGGCTACTGGGGCGCGATGGCGCGGCCCGTGTTGCAGTCGTATCAGCGCGCCACCGCACGCGTGAACCGTGAGAATGCCTGGTTCGGGCGGCGGGAGTTCCCGGCGTTGTTGGAACACGCGCGGGCAACGCTGGCCGAAGCGCTGGGCGTGGGCACCGATGAGATCGTGCTGACACGGGGCGCGACGGAAGCGATGCAGGTACTGATTGCCGGCTATCGGCACCTGTCTCCGGGCGATACCGTGCTGTATGCGGACACCGACCACGAAAGCGCGATCGCCGCCGTGCAGTGGCTGCGCGAACGCAGGGGCGTGGACGTACAGCGCATCGTGCTGCCGGAGCCGTTCGACCATGACGGCATCGTGGACACCTACCGCCAGGCGCTGGCGCGCTACCCGCGCACCCGCCTGCTGCTGCTCACCCAGGTCGGCCATCGCAACGGCATGCTGCTGCCGGTGGCGGAGATCAGCGCACTGGCCCGCGCGGCCGGCGCGGACGTGGTGCTGGATGCGGCCCATGGCATCGGCCAGGTCGACACGCCGCTGCACGCGCTGGGCGCGGATTTCGTCGGTATCAACCTGCACAAGTGGATCGGCGCACCGGTCGGCATGGGTGCGCTATACGTGCGTCGCGGACGCGTTCAGGACCTGGATCCCTGCATGGGCGAGGCCGACACCGGCGATATCGACAGCCGCGTCCACACCGGCACGGTCAACTTCGCGGCGGTCATGGCCTTGCCGGCCGCGGTATCGCTGCACCAGCGGATCGGCGTGGCAAACAAGCGCGCGCGCCTGCTGCGCCTGCGCAACCAGTGGCTGGATGCGCTGCGCGACGACGCCCGGATCCAGCTGCTGGCGTCACCGGATCCGCGTCTGTCCAGCGCCATCGCCGCCTTCCGCCTGCGCGGGCAGGTCAGCCTGGAGGCCAACGCCGCCACGGCCGAGCGCATGCTGCAACAGTCCGGTGTCTTCGTGGTGGCCCGCGAGGGCTTGGCGTCCGGCGCCTGCGTACGCGCGACACCGGGCATCTTTACCGCCCCCGCGCAGATACAGTCGCTGATCGACGCCGTGCGCGCAGTTGCTGGTTAG
- a CDS encoding DUF3649 domain-containing protein translates to MDSTPDASWFNRFGGFIDRPWLGVLSRSLAAIIGGYALAATCAMFFAVALPIARAQAVLTGMLVAIVLCACAALWAFATRTALRAWIGIAAPTALFWLGTLALGARA, encoded by the coding sequence GTGGACAGCACGCCTGATGCCAGCTGGTTCAACCGTTTCGGCGGTTTCATCGACCGCCCCTGGCTGGGAGTGCTGTCGCGTTCGCTGGCCGCGATCATCGGCGGCTACGCGCTGGCCGCCACCTGCGCGATGTTCTTCGCCGTAGCCCTGCCCATCGCCCGCGCCCAAGCGGTGCTGACCGGCATGCTGGTGGCGATCGTGCTGTGCGCCTGCGCCGCGCTGTGGGCATTCGCCACCCGCACCGCACTGCGCGCCTGGATCGGCATCGCCGCGCCCACCGCGTTGTTCTGGCTGGGCACCCTCGCACTGGGAGCACGTGCATGA